The Peribacillus simplex genome contains the following window.
CTGGAACTCAGGGTGTGTATAATGAACGCCTTGGTCTGAATGAATGATCGCTTCAGGATGAATCAGATCATTTAGGGAATCAGAGAGCTTCTCCAATGTGTGATAGACAATCCCCATCTTGAGACTTCTAGATAAGTGAAAAGCGATGATTTCTCGTGTAACAGCATCTTTGACACAAGAAAGATAAGCTGGTTGTCCAGAACCATAATAAACGTAAGTAATATCTGTAAGGAGAATTTTCCTCGGTTCTCCTTGGTTAAAATTCCTGTTTAAGTGGTTTGGAACGGCCTTATGCTCATGAGTGGCTTTCGCTAATTTCTTATAAGGTTTCGCTTGACGAATTATGGCTTTAAGATTGAATTTATGCATAAGCCTTCGAATCTTTTTATGGTTCATCGTGACAAAATACTTATTCTCTAAAATCATTTTGATGGTGAGGGCACCTGCTTTTTTCTTCTTGGCCTCAAATACTTCCTTAATAAGTTCATAATCCTGCGAATCTTTCTTCTCGTGAGTCAATCGAATCCTTTCAGCATGTATCCAAGCATAATATCCACTACGACTGACTTCGGCCATTTCACAAAAATAACGGACCATATTGGTAAGATTATATTGGCGAATGATTTGTTCAATTAACGTGAATTTTTCACTCGTTGTCATTTTCTCTTCTTCGAAGCCTGCCTTTCGAGTTCGTCTAACTTTTTTAGAAATTCAAGTTCAGCCTCTAAATATTTAATACGAGCTTCAGCCTTTTTTAACTGATCTTCCTGCGAATACTCCTTGGATTTTGGTCTTCCTGGACTTCCTTTCCCACGTCGCTCTGTATAGAAGCCATCCTCGCCATATTGTTCAAACGTTTTTCTCCAACGTTTTAAGCAGCCTTTTGGTTTATCCGATCCAATCATCTCTAACTCAAAGCCATGTTCAATAAAGATTTGGGTAGGTGATTTACCAGCTTGATTCTCTTTAATAGCCTTTACCTTAAAGTCTGGATGATAAGCAATCGAACGATCTGAAACCTGTTTCACATGTGGATTATTCTCTAATTCCTTTATTTGAAATTCATTAAAATAAATCTTACTCATTTTGATTTCCTCCGCCCTATATCTGAAATGATTATAAACGGGGTTCTAGAAAAAGGACATAGAAAACCCCGAATAAGGGACTTTTTTTACTGTGTCCATAATTCGGGGTATAGTTCAATAATGAGAAGGGCCTTTTAAGTTGGAATAGTGGAGTAGCTGGTTAATATTATTGTCTTCCAACAAAATACATTTTATACCAATTTAATAAATAAAACCTCTCTATAAGAGGGCTTACCACTCAACCCCATTTCTTTGTAAATTGTTTGCATCCATTTTGGAATAATAAAAGGAAAATCAGCTTATGTTGGAGGGTTCTTGGTTGCTACTGGAACCATCATGCTGTGGCTTTGAAATAAAGTCACGATGTTTGTAAAAAAGATGGGATGTTTAAAATAAAGTCGCGACGTTTATAAGGACAATTTTCTGAAAAAACAGGTGCGTTAGCTTAAGATAAAAACTGTCCTTTAAAGCAGTTTTTTCTTTATGGAACTATAGGGGCAGGATAGTTCTATAAGGAAAATATTAAAAATTTCCCTCAAATTACATAAAAAGGTACAATTATTTAAAATAGTGAAAGATAGATGAGGGATTTGTTATGAAAATTAGTCAAACCAGGAATTTTAAATCGGTCGCTAAATTAAATAAATATGTACACGATTTACATTCAAATTTATACCCTAAATACTTTAAGGAATATAACTATGAGAATGTGAAGGAAGTCTTCAAAAGTCTGATTAATAACGAAAGTTTCATTTTCCTTTTGTTAGAAGATAATGAAGAAGCACTTGGCTATGCTTGGATAGAGATAAGAGAATATCCGGAAAATGCATTTAAAAAAGGATATAAGTCCGTTTATGTACATCAGATTAGCATAGTGGATACAAAGAGGAATAAGGGTTATGGTTCAAGTCTTATGGAATGTATATATGAAATTGCGAACGATCGAGGAATAGATTTAATAGAATTAGATTATTGGTTTGAGAACAGTGTTGCAAAGGACTTTTATAAAAAGCAAAATTTTATAAAGTACAGAGAGTTTGTTTATAAACAGTTGTAGTTTCTTGTTTAAACTACGGGGCAGTTCAATTGAACAAAAAATATAAGATTAAATAGTAATTATCATAAAAATTTGAATAAAGGATGTGCATCACAGATGGAAATTACCATCAAAAGAACAAGTTTAACTGAAGTAGATATGTTGTTGTCTATTCAGAAAAAGGCTTTTGCAGAAGACTATAAGTTATACCAAGACCACGATACAACTCCTGTAAATGAGACACCTGAGAAATTAATCGAAAATATAGAACACTCTATTCATTACACAATATGGTCAAATAACAACATTATCGGTGGAATAGATCTCCGTAAAAAAGAAAATATACTGTTATTAGACAAACTATTCATAGCAAACGAATATCAAAATAAAGGTCTAGGAACAAAGATAATGAAATTAATTGAGGCTGAATTTCCATTGATAAAAATTTGGCGTTTATATACTCCATATTTAAACAAAAGAAATCAATATTTTTATGAGAAATTTGGCTATGAAAAAATAGGAGAAGTTCAGCTAACTGAAAAGCTTTTGTTATTTAAGTATGAAAAATGTATTTAATATAAGGAGAATTTAAAGTACATAAAAGGAACACAAGATGAGTTTCTTGTTGAACTAACGGGTGCGTTAGCGTCATAAGAAGGCAGCCAATTGGCGGCCTATGAATGTGAAATAATTGATTATTACCATTATCATACTTTCGAATTCAAGTAACTCCCAATTAACCGGACATTTTAATTGAAGAAGATACTGTATAATATTGATATATTTAATATTTTTGGAGGTCTAAAATGATTAACGGTGGAGATGGATTATTTGCTCTTGTAGCTTTTTTACCTATTATTTTTTATTTAGTTCTTACTGTTTTTGCTATTTATTTTGTAATTAAGGTAATAAAGTTCATGAATGAAAAAATAAAATTAGACAAAGAAAAAAATGAGAAACTTGATGAATTAATTAAGGTCAATCAAAGTAAAAAAGATTAAATGATTTTATATTAATTAACAAATCGGCGCTTTTCTTTAATAAGAAGGCGTCTTTTTGTATTGCACCATATTATAGAACAACACATTTTAGGGTTTGGATTATGTTAAAGCTTAGATGAGATTGTGAAGGTTTCTACTTAAACTATAGGGTCCGTTAGTTGAGATCCGAGGCTGCCATT
Protein-coding sequences here:
- a CDS encoding IS3 family transposase (programmed frameshift); protein product: MSKIYFNEFQIKELENNPHVKQVSDRSIAYHPDFKVKAIKENQAGKSPTQIFIEHGFELEMIGSDKPKGCLKRWRKTFEQYGEDGFYTERRGKGSPGRPKSKEYSQEDQLKKAEARIKYLEAELEFLKKFRRTRKAGFEEEKMTTSEKFTLIEQIIRQYNLTNMVRYFCEMAEVSRSGYYAWIHAERIRLTHEKKDSQDYELIKEVFEAKKKKAGALTIKMILENKYFVTMNHKKIRRLMHKFNLKAIIRQAKPYKKLAKATHEHKAVPNHLNRNFNQGEPRKILLTDITYVYYGSGQPAYLSCVKDAVTREIIAFHLSRSLKMGIVYHTLEKLSDSLNDLIHPEAIIHSDQGVHYTHPEFQRRVKELGLKQSMSRKGNCWDNAPMESFFGHFKDEVDYLECQTFDELHQLIEEYMEDYNTNRYQWSLNRMTPAQYGSQLLAA
- a CDS encoding GNAT family N-acetyltransferase is translated as MEITIKRTSLTEVDMLLSIQKKAFAEDYKLYQDHDTTPVNETPEKLIENIEHSIHYTIWSNNNIIGGIDLRKKENILLLDKLFIANEYQNKGLGTKIMKLIEAEFPLIKIWRLYTPYLNKRNQYFYEKFGYEKIGEVQLTEKLLLFKYEKCI
- a CDS encoding GNAT family N-acetyltransferase encodes the protein MKISQTRNFKSVAKLNKYVHDLHSNLYPKYFKEYNYENVKEVFKSLINNESFIFLLLEDNEEALGYAWIEIREYPENAFKKGYKSVYVHQISIVDTKRNKGYGSSLMECIYEIANDRGIDLIELDYWFENSVAKDFYKKQNFIKYREFVYKQL